A single Lactuca sativa cultivar Salinas chromosome 8, Lsat_Salinas_v11, whole genome shotgun sequence DNA region contains:
- the LOC111904043 gene encoding uncharacterized protein LOC111904043, with the protein MAHSLTHAVVPISTTTTPPSKNTSFRPSLCHIPRRDVALCLIGAVFGLSIVGDRSADAAARRPPPPTPTEKKDPNVSGVLAKVIASKKRKEAMKESIAQLRQKGKAINEPSTPTE; encoded by the exons ATGGCTCATTCACTAACCCATGCGGTTGTACCCATCTCAACCACCACGACTCCTCCGTCAAAAAACACATCCTTCCGTCCATCTCTTTGCCATATTCCTCGCAG GGATGTTGCGTTGTGCTTGATTGGTGCAGTGTTTGGGTTGAGCATCGTGGGTGATAGGAGTGCAGATGCAGCAGCAAGGCGGCCCCCACCACCTACTCCAACAGAGAAGAAGGACCCGAATGTAAGTGGTGTATTGGCTAAGGTAATAGctagcaagaagaggaaggaagcAATGAAAGAGAGCATCGCCCAGCTAAGGCAGAAAGGGAAGGCCATCAATGAGCCATCAACACCAACAGAATGA